A single window of Nicotiana sylvestris chromosome 3, ASM39365v2, whole genome shotgun sequence DNA harbors:
- the LOC104224838 gene encoding SWI/SNF complex component SNF12 homolog, whose amino-acid sequence MNNNNTVRNVGLGNSGPMQIPQSMPMNHNQPAPHLFSQSHAQRASQFPGHFQLSEPQSQRSHAQFQGQAQAFSHFITSGVNTNIGVSSPATSTPNTTGGTRKVLQRPTSRAAGSSGHGQATASPLKTMELTPAVRRKKRKVSDKCIPDKVAANLPESVLYSQLLELEARVDAALCRKKIDMLESLKDPPHVQKTLRIYVFNTSTNQTPPADSKSKTAEPPSWSIKIFGRILGDGPDRPASEMEQKSGVSYPKFSSFFKKITVYLDQSLYPDNHVILWDSSRAPVHHDGFEIKRKGDKDFTAIIRLEMNYMPEKFKLSPALQEVLGIEVGTRARVLAALWYYVKSRKLQISDDTSSFTCDPPLRKVFGEEKLKFSLVSQKINPHLTAPQPIHLEHRIKLSGSSPAGNTCYDVLVDVPFTLQKEMSTFLSSLEKNKEIDACDEAISTAIKKIHEHQRRRAFFLGFSQSPADFINALVASQARDLKLVSGDSGRDAEMERRSEFYNQSWTEDAVIRYLNRKHASGTDHSASK is encoded by the coding sequence ATGAATAATAACAACACAGTTAGGAATGTTGGTTTAGGAAATTCAGGGCCAATGCAAATACCTCAATCTATGCCCATGAACCATAATCAACCAGCACCACATCTTTTCTCTCAGTCACACGCACAGCGTGCGTCACAGTTCCCTGGCCATTTTCAATTATCCGAACCACAATCTCAACGTTCTCATGCTCAATTCCAAGGCCAAGCTCAGGCCTTTAGCCATTTCATCACTTCAGGGGTTAATACCAATATTGGTGTCTCATCCCCTGCTACTTCCACACCCAATACTACTGGGGGTACTAGAAAAGTGCTCCAGAGACCGACTTCTCGTGCTGCTGGTTCCTCTGGTCATGGCCAAGCAACTGCTTCACCTTTAAAGACTATGGAATTAACCCCTGCTGTGCGTAGAAAAAAGCGTAAAGTCTCTGATAAGTGTATACCTGATAAAGTGGCTGCGAATTTGCCCGAGTCTGTGCTTTACTCTCAGTTGCTTGAACTCGAGGCTCGTGTAGATGCTGCTCTTTGTAGAAAGAAGATCGACATGTTGGAATCCCTTAAGGATCCTCCGCATGTCCAAAAGACCCTCAGGATTTATGTATTCAACACTTCCACAAATCAGACACCACCAGCTGATTCCAAGAGCAAAACTGCTGAGCCACCTTCTTGGTCTATTAAGATTTTCGGGAGGATCTTGGGGGATGGGCCGGATCGTCCTGCGTCTGAAATGGAGCAGAAATCGGGTGTTTCTTACCCCAAGTTTTCATCTTTCTTTAAGAAAATTACTGTTTACTTGGATCAGAGTCTATATCCTGATAACCATGTAATCTTGTGGGATAGCTCTCGAGCACCAGTGCATCATGATGGTTTTGAGATTAAGAGGAAAGGGGATAAGGATTTTACAGCAATCATCAGACTGGAAATGAATTATATGCCTGAGAAATTTAAACTTTCGCCTGCTTTGCAAGAGGTTCTTGGTATTGAGGTTGGGACACGAGCGAGAGTTTTAGCTGCTCTCTGGTACTATGTAAAAAGTAGGAAGCTACAGATATCCGATGACACCTCCTCGTTCACTTGTGATCCGCCTCTCAGGAAggtttttggagaagaaaaattGAAATTTTCCCTGGTTTCCCAAAAGATTAATCCGCATCTGACTGCCCCTCAACCTATTCATTTGGAGCACAGGATTAAGCTATCTGGAAGTAGCCCAGCTGGTAACACTTGTTATGATGTACTGGTTGATGTTCCCTTCACATTGCAGAAGGAAATGTCCACTTTCTTATCTAGTTTAGAGAAGAACAAGGAGATTGATGCATGTGATGAAGCTATTTCTACTGCTATAAAGAAAATCCATGAACATCAAAGAAGGCGAGCTTTTTTTCTTGGATTTAGTCAGTCACCTGCcgattttattaatgcattagtTGCGTCTCAAGCCAGAGATCTTAAGCTTGTTTCTGGAGATTCTGGCCGTGATGCAGAAATGGAGCGACGTTCTGAATTCTACAATCAGTCTTG